TAGTCAGGCTGCGATAGATACTGTGACTGATCAGGGGCAGCTTAGCCGTGTCACTGGGATCATCACCCAAGCATCACAAGGCTTATCTGACGGCAGTTTAAGCCTCTATAAACTGACTTTAGAAGATCCAACCGCGCTGTGGCATAAAAGGCGAAACTCTCGCGTATTTATGAATAAAAGCGTGTGTGAGGTGGTGCAAGTCATATTTAAGGAATGGCAACAAAGGAGCCCATTATTTGCTTCAAGCTTGACACTGGATTTAAGTGGGTTGAGCAAAGACTATGATGTACGTCCTTTTATTATGCAACATAATCAGAGCGATGCAGAGTTTTTAACATTTTTGATGCGGAGTGAAGGGCTGAGCTGGTTAGTCGATGAGGCCCAGCTTATTGTTCCAATGAGCAATAGTCCAATCCAAGCGCAAAAACTCCGTTTGATTGATGACAATAGCCAGTATCAAGCCTTAGCTCGAAGAACGATTCGTTACCACCGTAGTGATGCCACTGAACAATACGACAGCATGACCAAACTGAGGGCAGAACGTAGCTTACAACCCACTGCTGTGCATATCCAGCGTTGGCAAGCTGATGCACTGGAACAAGAAGACGGAGTAGGCAGTGTCCAAAGTACGCATCAGCAGAGTGAAAACTATGATGCAAACTCACTTAGACTCGAAGATGCATGGCATTTTAGCCCAGCATGGATACAGGATCTAAAAGGTGAAGATGGTGCAACAGCGTCAGGTCATGCACAAATTGAAAAGCTCAACCAGTACATTGGGCAATACCATGACTTAAAATCAAAGCAATTTGTCGCGATAGCACCGTTCGAGATGCCCATGTCGGGTATTGGTTTGAACTGAAAGGACATCCTGAAATAGATCAACATCAAGGGGATGATAAGCAATTCCTGATCATTGCCAAGCAGTTTTATAGTCAGAATAATTTGCCAAAAGACCTAAGCCAACAGATACATGATCTGATCAACCAGAGTCAGTGGCACATCAAAGACCATCCAGAGCGCCAAGCCAACCAACTGACACTACAACGCCGTAATATCAAAATCGTACCTGAATATAATCCTTTAACTCATAGGCCAACTGCTCACCCAATGCGAGCTCGAGTTGTTGGTACTGAAGGTGAAGAAATCCATGTGGACGAATGGGGGCGTATAAAAGTTCGTTTTCTATTTACACGTACAGAAGACCATAGCCATGATGGTGGTGCGGGAACGAACGATGATGATACTGACTCAGCATGGGTCGATGTCCTGACCCCTTGGGCTGGCGAAGGTTTTGGTGTACGGTTTTTGCCTCGCATCGGTGAAATTGTGGTGATTGACTTCTTTGATGGCAACCTTGACCGTCCTTTTGTGCTGGGGCGGATTCATGAAGCGCAACACTCACCTACACAGTTTGATCAAATAGGAAAACTTCCTGAGACCAAAAAACTGGCAGGCATTCGATCACGTGAATATAAAGGCGAAGGATTTAATCAACTGCGTTTTGATGACAGCACAGGGCAGATTAGTGCACAACTGCAAAGTAGCCATGCCGTCAGTCAATTGAATCTCGGTCAACTCAGTCATCCAAAAGCCAAAGCTGAAAGCGAAGATCGTGGCGAGGGCTTTGAACTGCGTACCGATTTATGGGGTGCAGTACGTGCGGGAGAGGGTTTATTGCTTTCGACCCATAAGCAAGACCAAGCACAAGGCGAACATCTAGATGCACAGTTAGCCAGACAGCAACTTGAAACGAATCATAATAATGCCCAAGCACTGAGTGACGTCGCCAAAAATCAGCAGACAGATGAAATTGAGTCACTGGCACAGTTAAAGGAATTTGCTGCACAGATCGAAGTAAAGATTGCCAAACTCAATAAAGCATTGCTGTTACTGAGTTCACCCGATGGTATTGGCCTGAGTAGCCATGAAGATATTCATTTCTCGGCTGATAGACAGATCAATCAGATCGCTGGCGAGAGTATTCATCTGAGTACACAAAGAAATCTGATTGCCCATGCGCAAAACAGGATTAGTTTGTTTGCTGCCCAAACAGGTATTAAACAGGTTGCGGCGAAGGGGAAGTTTGAAGTCCATGCACAAACGGATGGCATAGACTTGTTCTCCAAACAAGGCATTCAAATTATTTCGACTGAAGATCGGATTGAAATTATTAGTGCAAAAGAAATTGTGATTACAGGTAAAAACTCTCAACTGAAACTGAATGGTTCAGGAATTGTTGCTACCACAGGTGGCAAATTTGAAGTGAAGGCAGGTCAGCATGTGTTTATGGGTGGGGTGAAAGTAAATACGGTTATTTCAGTATTACCCGATGTAGAAAATCCTTATGTTTTACAATACTTGGTAAAAAATAAAGAAAGTCAGGTTATGGCTGATAAACCTTACATATTATTTGATGAAGAGGGAAATGTTCAAAAGGGAAAAACTGATCAAAAAGGACTTATGAAGCTAAAAACATCGCCATCTGCTCAACAAATTACGACTCTAGTAATGATGAATGAAATTGAGCACGCTGGAGAAGAAGACTCTGGAGATCAGCTATGAGTACCTATTTCAGCCGTCTAAAGCTCAATGTTCAAGCCCCTCTCAAATTGAAAGATTTAACTTATAAATTCTTTGTGATTAATAATGCGACTAAGAAAACAACAACATTTGAAGGTAGTTTTGATGAGCAGGGTTTAACAGGTTGGACTGAAATATATAACTTAAATACTATGTTAATTTATGAAGTTTATTTGCGTGGTGAAAGTTTACAGAGAATTGCTGTAAAAGCTTATCCAAATAAAAAAACGCATAGCACCTTTACCATTAAAATGACTACAGAAATAACGCAGAAGGTGAAACAGAATATTAAGGAAATTTATTTAGATGATGGGGAAGTTGCATGGTATTTAATTAAAAAAACTGAAACTATGCAGGACTGGTCTAAAAGAGTGTTTAAAAAGCCATTAGTGGCTTCTGATTGGGATACGCTTAAAGCAAATAATCCTCACATATCTAATATGGCTCCCATCCGCTTACTAACACCCGGAATGGTCATTGTTCTCTCAAATTCAACCACAGCAAAGGAATTAGCACAGTATAAAAAGGATGCCCAAGAAGCCCAAAAGAATTTAGATCAAATGAACAAGGATAAGGACTTTGATGCAGAGTTCTTTGCTCAAAACTATGAGTTTTTACTTGATATCTATAGTGAAAATCAAGTTGTTGCCTCTAAACATGAGGTGTTTAATGATCCTAATGCTCATCCTTTAACGCATAAGTTTGAATCACCTGTTTCATCAGAAAGCAGTGGTATTGCTTGGGGAACTATAGCAAAAGGGGGGATAGATGCTTCTATGAATTTTTCGGTTGGAGCGATGGCAAAACTAAGTAAAGTTCAAGGAGAGATTACCCTAAAATATAACGAAGAGGCTGCTAAAGGTTCAAGACTAGCTAACCCCAAGCATGAATCAGAATTTAGACGAAAATATTCCTCTTTATATAGACAGTTTGACAATAACTTTTTAAATGACATTTTTAGATGGGATCGTGGCATCCAAACTCAAAACATGAGGAAAGTTACAAAAAGTACAGCATTGATTCGAGATCCCAATTACAAAGGTGGTACAAAAGCGTACGCTAAGAATATGGCGGAATTGGGGAAAATTAGTAAATATGTTAAAGGAGGAGGTTTGTTATTTATTGGTTTGGATATTTATAATGCTGGGAATGCTATTGCGGATGCTAAACCTGAAGAAAAAGAAAGGACAGCTGTTGTTGAAACCTCTAAAATTGTTGGTGGTTTAACTGGCGGTATGATAGTAAGTGCTGTGGTAATTGGTCTTGCTAGTGGTGGAACTGGATGGGTTGTATTGGGAGTTGCTGCTGGTTTAGGTGCAGTTGCCAGTTGGGCTGTTGGTACAGGTACTGGTCTAGGTGCAGAATATGTATATGATAAAGTTAATGATAGAAATAGAAAATGATTAATTTTATTAATTTATTTTTAGAAGACAAAATTTTTTCTTTTTTTATTCTTGCTTTCCTTTTTTTATTTCTATATGTATTTACTTTTATCGTTCAGTATGTTTATTTATCCTGTAATTTAAAAGGTATTTGTAGGCTTGTATATGGAGATGAGAGACATTATAAAATACCACTCAACCCATTTGATTCATATTTTATTGGATTGGTTCCAGTAGTTTTTTTTCGTGAAGTATTAAATATTAAGCAAGGCATGAGCTTCAAGAAGCTTTACAATAAAGATTTCTTTTTTATAGTAAGAAAAAATGAACTAGTTCAACTTCTCAATAAATTCCCCCTCTTTTTTTGTATTCAATATACTCTTATCTTTTTCGGTATTTTTTTTCTTATATTTTTGACTTTAGCCTGCTTATTGTTAAGTTTTAGCTGATATCGAAATTGTAATTATTGTAGAGGTTATCATGATAATTATGCCGATGAGGGTTTTACTTATGGAGTTGTTGATAAAATTACAAAAGGTGTAAATGCTGGAGCAACCTCAAAAATGATAGAAGATAGACGTTCTTTTTTTGATAAGTCTAAAAATATTTTTCAATAGTGAGGTTTTATGAAATTTCTATTAATTACAACACTCTTTTTAATGATTGGTTGTACTAATGCAAAAACGAATGATACTTATGAAGGCTGCGATCTAAAATATACGAAAATAAGTCTTAAGGTGAAAGATGATTTTCGAATAGTAAGTAAATCTTGTAATGAAGAAAATCCAGTTGTGATTAATTATTTAGAAGGAGGTAATCAAAAAATATTTATTAATAAATATGATATAAATATAGGGAAGTGGTTGCCGAAGTTGGAAGCTGTAAGTGTTTATAAAAAAAATAATCAGAGACCATTGTTAATTACACTTCATACACAAGTATGGGATTCTCCAATAGTCAATGGTATTCTTTATAATGTTAACTTATATGAAATTTATTTAACTGAGAAAAGAGTTAGGTTGGTTGATGTAAGTAATATTCTTGGAAACTCTCAAAGTGGTTTAGATGGTGTTTCAGATGATTATATGCATTTTAAATTTAAGGATATAGCTACTATTAAAAAATGGCTTGATAAAAATTATAACTGAAAATATTTATTGGGTTTTTATTTTATCGAGATGGATTTTTTTAAATGAGAAAACACCTTATACATTTCCTGTTTATTGTTTTATCTTTATTTTGTTATCAAAATGCACTTGCAAAAGACCAATGTCATATGCAACAAGTCATAGATTTGAGGGTTTTTAAGAAAAATGACTATAAATTATTTAATTATACGTGTTCATCGGAGCAAGGTGAGATCTTAAAAAATTATATTGGAAATTCAAAAAAGGAGATTCTTGTAAATGAATATTTTGATTTTGCTGCTAAAGAAAGTCCTCAGCTTTTAGCCGTTAGTGTCTATAGACCAAAAATAAAGAAAATCCCCTTACTTATAACTCTTCACACATCATATTATTGTTGTACCCCGCAAATAGAAGGTAGTTTTTATGAAGTTAATCTTTATCAGATAGATAAAAATATGAAGTTAACAGAATTAACAAGCCTACTAGGTGACGATGCAGAAGGTTTTGAAGGACAGGTAGTGCGGCGGGTTAATTATAAATTCAAAGACATTACTTCTATAAAAAAATGGCTTGATAAAAATTATAAATGAGCATCTTTACTGGGGGGTTATCTATACGCATAAGCATTGATAAAGTGTTCATTTAAATGAATGTTAAAAAAAACCGCCAATAAGATCTTTACTGGCGGTTTGGAAATCAAAACACTGATTTATACATTAAAACGGAAGTGCAATACGTCACCATCTTGAACGATATAAGTTTTACCTTCTAAACGCCATTTACCAGCTTCTTTGGCGCCGCTTTCACCGTTGTATTGAATGAAGTCATCATATGCCACACATTCAGCACGGATAAAGCCTTTTTCGAAGTCGGTATGAATCACACCAGCCGCTTGCGGCGCAGTTGCACCAACTTTCACAGTCCAAGCACGAACCTCTTGTACGCCCGCAGTGAAGTAAGTCTGTAAGCCAAGTAAGCTATAACCTGCACGAATCACCACGTTTAAGCCTGGTTCTTCCATACCCATCGCTTCCAAAAATTCAGCGCGATCTTCATCTTCTAATAATGAAATTTCAGCTTCGATCTGGTTGCAAAGGGGTACAACAATCGCATTCTCTTCAGCAGCAAGTTTTTTTACCGCTTCAAGATGTGGATTATTTTCAAAACCGTCTTCTGCCACGTTGGCAATATACATGGTTGGTTTAAGCGTCATTAAACCAAAACCACGGACTGCTTTACGTTCGTCATCAGAAAGTTCAGCTGCACGTGCTGGTTTACCTTCATCAAGTAAAGGCTGAATTTTTTCTAACACTGCTTTAGTTGCTAGTGCTTCTTTATCGCCGCCTTTTGCCGCTTTTGTTAAACGTAATAACGCTTTAGCAACGGTATCAAGGTCAGCAAGTGCAAGTTCAGTGTTGATGGTTGCGATGTCATCTAATGGGTCAATTTTACCATTTACGTGAATCACGTTTTCATCTTCAAAACAACGAACCACGTGTGCAATTGCATCAGTTTCACGGATGTTGGCAAGGAATTGGTTACCCAAGCCTTCACCTTTTGACGCACCAGCAACCAAACCTGCGATATCAACAAATTCCATCGTGGTCGGGATAACACGTTGTGGTTTAACAATCGCTGTAAGTTTGTCTAGGCGTGGATCTGGAACAGGGACAATACCTGTATTCGGCTCAATGGTACAGAACGGAAAGTTTTCAGCTGCAATCGCTGCCTTTGTTAATGCATTGAACAATGTAGATTTACCTACGTTTGGCAGACCAACAATACCGCAATTAAAACCCATGAAACCACTCACAAATGTGTTATTTAAAAATTGCTGCTGATTTTACATGAAAGCCATGACAAAGTCAGGTCATGGCGAGTGTGGATTTTTATTTCAAGCTTAAACTTTGCGTTTATCGAGCTGTTTGGCAATATTATCGCCTGTGGTTTGTACCAACATGACCAAAACAATTAGGACTAAAATCACCGCCAACATCACTTGCATATCAAAACGTTGATAGCCGTAGCGATAGGCGATATCGCCCAAACCGCCTGCACCAATGGCACCTGCAATGGCAGAAGAACTGATCATGGTCACAATAGTCACAGTAAAACCTGCAACTATCCCCGGTAAAGCTTCAGGAAGCAATACATGCCAAAGAATCTGCTTGCGGTTACAGCCCATTGCTTGCGCTGCCTCAATCAACCCTTGATCGACTTCACGTAGACTGACCTCTGCAATACGTGCGAAGAACGGAATCGCGGCGATGGTCAACGGCACAATTGCAGCCAAGACGCCGTAACTGGTGCCGACAATCCAGCGGGTAAATGGAATCAAAGCCACCATTAAAATCAGGAAGGGTACAGAACGGGTAATATTAATCACCCAGCCTAATGACTGATTGATTTTTTTGGAAGGATAAATCCCAAAATCAGCAGTACTCACCAAAATTAAAGCAATTGGCAGACCAATCAAAAAGGCGAGAATCGCTGAAACACCGACCATGATTAAAGTATCGGTAGTGCCTGTCAGTAATAGATCAATGAGTTGATTGTACATAACCGATCACCTCAAGTTGTGTTATAGCAGGATGTTTTTCAGATTGTGAGTGGTTGAGATCAAAGTCGAGATTGCGAATCCCGATGATTAGTGAACCGATGGTACGCTGCTGAATGCTATCAATTTGACTGTAATACACCTGAACGGGGCTATTAAAGCCATCCAATAGTTCATATAAATCAGGCACTGATTTCGATTCACTGACATATTTCAATTTTAAAATCTGATGCGTACTCTGAGGCAGAATGGTTTGGCTCAACTCAAAGGGCAAATTCACCTGTTCAAAGTTGAGTAATTCCTGCGTGATCTGTTGTTGTGGATTGGAAAATATCGACCAGACTTGCCCGGCTTCAACAATTTCACCCTGATCAATTACGATGACTTGATCGCAAATTTCTTGGATGACCTGCATTTCATGGGTGATCAAGACAATGGTTAAACCGAGGTTTTGGTTAATCTCTTTTAATAAGGACAGAATATTGGCAGTACTTTCAGGATCAAGTGCTGAGGTGGCTTCATCACAGAGCAGGATTTCAGGCTGAGAAACTAAGGCACGCGCGATCCCAACACGTTGTTTCTGTCCACCAGACAGTTGAGCAGGGTAATCATGTCGCTTTGCCTCTAATCCCACCAGCGTCAGTACCTCACTGACCCGCTGTTCGATCTCAGCCTTGTCATAACCCGCAATACGTAGCGGTAAAGCCACGTTTTCCCACACCGTTTTGGCAGACATTAAATTAAAATGCTGAAAAATCATGCCAATTTTCTGCCGAGTTTTGATCAACTCGGCATGGCTAAATTCTGCAATATTTTGTTGATGAATCAGAATACTACCTGTATCAATCGACTCTAAGCCGTTTAAGGTACGGAGTAGGGATGATTTACCAGCGCCACTTTTTCCGATAATCCCAACAATCTGTGCTTTGGGAATATCAATATTAATGTCTTTTAGAGCATGTAAGCGTTGGCCCTGTACATCATAAAACTTATTTAAACCACGTATTTTTAGATGCGGGACTGAAAAATCGACCTGTGAACCAAAACTCACCATGATTGTTCTCCTTATTTCCAACCTGGGAACCACAACGTTGGACCGAAATCGCTATCCAAGGCTGCTTTAACTTTGGGTGAGTTTTGATAAATCTCGACAAATTTCTGTAGCTTGTTGTCCTTGTCCTGATAATCATCCCGCACCACAAATAAAATCGCATAACGTTTATTGGTGTTGTCATCAAACAATAAGGCACTTTCAGGATCAGCCGTTTTGGCTAAACGTAAGTAATGGGGGTAGCCAAAAGCGAGATCAACATCATCAATCGCACG
This genomic stretch from Acinetobacter sp. C32I harbors:
- the ychF gene encoding redox-regulated ATPase YchF, translating into MGFNCGIVGLPNVGKSTLFNALTKAAIAAENFPFCTIEPNTGIVPVPDPRLDKLTAIVKPQRVIPTTMEFVDIAGLVAGASKGEGLGNQFLANIRETDAIAHVVRCFEDENVIHVNGKIDPLDDIATINTELALADLDTVAKALLRLTKAAKGGDKEALATKAVLEKIQPLLDEGKPARAAELSDDERKAVRGFGLMTLKPTMYIANVAEDGFENNPHLEAVKKLAAEENAIVVPLCNQIEAEISLLEDEDRAEFLEAMGMEEPGLNVVIRAGYSLLGLQTYFTAGVQEVRAWTVKVGATAPQAAGVIHTDFEKGFIRAECVAYDDFIQYNGESGAKEAGKWRLEGKTYIVQDGDVLHFRFNV
- a CDS encoding methionine ABC transporter permease, with amino-acid sequence MYNQLIDLLLTGTTDTLIMVGVSAILAFLIGLPIALILVSTADFGIYPSKKINQSLGWVINITRSVPFLILMVALIPFTRWIVGTSYGVLAAIVPLTIAAIPFFARIAEVSLREVDQGLIEAAQAMGCNRKQILWHVLLPEALPGIVAGFTVTIVTMISSSAIAGAIGAGGLGDIAYRYGYQRFDMQVMLAVILVLIVLVMLVQTTGDNIAKQLDKRKV
- a CDS encoding ATP-binding cassette domain-containing protein is translated as MVSFGSQVDFSVPHLKIRGLNKFYDVQGQRLHALKDINIDIPKAQIVGIIGKSGAGKSSLLRTLNGLESIDTGSILIHQQNIAEFSHAELIKTRQKIGMIFQHFNLMSAKTVWENVALPLRIAGYDKAEIEQRVSEVLTLVGLEAKRHDYPAQLSGGQKQRVGIARALVSQPEILLCDEATSALDPESTANILSLLKEINQNLGLTIVLITHEMQVIQEICDQVIVIDQGEIVEAGQVWSIFSNPQQQITQELLNFEQVNLPFELSQTILPQSTHQILKLKYVSESKSVPDLYELLDGFNSPVQVYYSQIDSIQQRTIGSLIIGIRNLDFDLNHSQSEKHPAITQLEVIGYVQSTH